The sequence below is a genomic window from Leptolyngbya sp. CCY15150.
TTTGAAACACCCATTCCCACTGGTTTTTCCCATTCACCCGTGCCCCCGTTTCATCACTGCCAACCAGACGTGCACTGCGTAAGCGCTCCACAATCTTCGCTACAGGAGTTTCCAGTTGAGCCTGCACCCGTTGCAAGAGGTTAGCAATCGCTCCTTCCGACAGAGTTAGCCCGTAAAGCTCGCTCATTAACTGGCTTAGTCGCTGATAACTGATGGCATGACCGTAGCGCAGATAGGTCACTAGACTCGCAATACTGGTGCCAAAGGGTGAGCCGGGTTCTAAACCAACCGCAACAGGGGCTTGATACGCCTTCTGGCAACAGGGACACATCCCACCGTAGCGTTCCACTCGCGTAACGTGAGGGGTCA
It includes:
- a CDS encoding transposase; translation: MTPHVTRVERYGGMCPCCQKAYQAPVAVGLEPGSPFGTSIASLVTYLRYGHAISYQRLSQLMSELYGLTLSEGAIANLLQRVQAQLETPVAKIVERLRSARLVGSDETGARVNGKNQWEWVFQ